One window from the genome of Candidatus Binataceae bacterium encodes:
- a CDS encoding glycosyltransferase family 2 protein → MATPALPVIVSVPARDPPRSPVEISIVAPIHNEAQVLDELLARLTTVLAGLQMSYEIVCVDDGSTDASLALLLARRALMPELRVVSLSRNFGKDVALSAGLEHARGAAVVPIDADLQDPPELIAAMVAKWREGFDVVYATRREREGESFLKRASARYFYRVFDRISDFPMPRDTGDFRLLDRRVVDVLIRLPERTRFMKGLFAWVGFRQTAVIFDRPERSGGSSKWSYWRLWNFALDAVTSFSSMPLKVWSYLGVIISLFAFLYALFLAGLKIFRGIDVPGYASIMVAVLFFGGVQLISLGIIGEYLARTYNEVKGRPLYLVRERWGFENENPKT, encoded by the coding sequence ATGGCGACGCCGGCGCTTCCCGTGATCGTCTCCGTTCCAGCCCGCGATCCTCCGCGGTCGCCGGTCGAAATCTCGATCGTCGCGCCAATCCATAATGAAGCGCAGGTGCTCGACGAGTTGCTCGCCCGTCTCACGACCGTGCTCGCCGGCCTGCAGATGAGCTACGAAATCGTGTGCGTGGACGACGGTAGCACCGACGCCAGCCTCGCCCTGTTACTCGCGCGGCGCGCCCTGATGCCCGAGCTGCGGGTGGTCAGCCTTTCCCGCAACTTCGGCAAGGACGTCGCGCTCAGCGCTGGACTCGAACATGCGCGCGGCGCCGCGGTGGTGCCGATCGACGCCGACCTGCAGGACCCGCCCGAGCTGATCGCGGCGATGGTCGCGAAGTGGCGCGAGGGCTTCGACGTGGTCTATGCGACCCGCCGCGAGCGCGAGGGCGAGAGTTTTTTAAAGCGCGCCAGCGCGCGTTATTTCTATCGGGTCTTCGATCGCATCTCGGATTTTCCGATGCCGCGTGACACCGGCGATTTCCGCCTGCTCGATCGCCGCGTGGTCGACGTCCTGATCCGCCTGCCCGAGCGCACACGCTTCATGAAGGGGCTCTTCGCCTGGGTCGGCTTTCGCCAGACCGCGGTGATCTTCGACCGCCCGGAGCGCAGTGGCGGCAGCTCGAAGTGGAGTTATTGGCGGCTCTGGAATTTCGCGCTCGACGCGGTGACCTCGTTCAGCTCGATGCCGCTCAAGGTCTGGAGCTACCTCGGCGTCATAATCTCTTTGTTCGCATTTCTCTACGCGCTGTTTCTCGCCGGCCTGAAAATCTTTCGCGGTATCGACGTCCCCGGCTACGCCTCGATCATGGTGGCCGTACTGTTCTTCGGCGGCGTCCAACTCATCTCGCTGGGCATTATCGGCGAGTACCTCGCGCGCACCTACAACGAGGTCAAGGGCCGTCCGCTGTATCTCGTCCGCGAGCGTTGGGGCTTCGAGAACGAAAACCCCAAAACCTGA
- a CDS encoding class I SAM-dependent methyltransferase, translating into MDPSLYPRMAAVEDAHWWFAARRAICERLIDRLALPAAAQILEPGCGTGGNFPMLARRGKLFAIDADVSALSFAASRRLATLARGTLPDDIPFGDTRFDLALMTDVLEHLDDPAGALRAVRARLTPGGWLLLTVPALPQLWSEHDLTHHHRRRYRATELRQMLTGAGFNVSYLSHCNFILLPAIAAARLLGKVIAGRAGAADGRHDLAMPPAILNHVLFHLYAVERFVVGRLRVPLGVSLIALARA; encoded by the coding sequence ATGGATCCGAGTCTTTATCCGCGCATGGCGGCCGTCGAAGATGCGCATTGGTGGTTCGCCGCGCGCCGCGCAATTTGCGAGCGTCTCATCGACCGCCTCGCGCTGCCCGCGGCGGCGCAAATCCTCGAACCCGGATGCGGCACGGGCGGCAACTTCCCGATGCTCGCGCGGCGCGGCAAACTTTTCGCCATAGATGCCGACGTCTCGGCCTTGAGCTTTGCCGCTTCGCGCCGCCTCGCCACGCTCGCGCGCGGCACGCTGCCGGACGACATCCCATTCGGCGATACCCGTTTTGATCTGGCGCTAATGACCGACGTGCTGGAGCATCTTGATGATCCGGCCGGCGCCTTGCGGGCCGTACGTGCGCGACTCACGCCTGGCGGCTGGCTCCTGTTGACCGTGCCGGCGCTTCCGCAATTGTGGAGCGAGCACGATCTCACGCATCATCATCGGCGGCGGTATCGCGCGACGGAATTGCGCCAGATGCTAACCGGCGCGGGCTTCAACGTCAGCTACCTGAGCCACTGCAATTTTATCCTGCTGCCGGCGATCGCCGCCGCGCGCTTGCTCGGTAAAGTGATCGCGGGACGCGCGGGCGCCGCGGACGGCCGCCACGATCTCGCGATGCCGCCGGCTATCCTCAATCATGTGCTGTTTCACCTCTACGCCGTGGAGCGTTTCGTCGTCGGCCGCCTGCGTGTTCCGCTTGGCGTCTCGCTGATCGCGCTCGCCCGCGCCTGA
- a CDS encoding glycosyltransferase family 39 protein: MTNRPGAQRIGVEAAAVFLGALSILLTLAPAAPFTKELGVCESGAVRDVLAGNLILPHFIPGPMVHVPPLYWWSAAVAVRMLGWTELALRLPALLPAALTCAILYGWMLSRLNREAAFWSAAALLLCHFFLDAARQPRMDSMLALFVTAAAIALERGIATRRIVWMGAAAVAIGLGCLTKGILGIALPGVAAGFYLLVRRRWAELFRADFIITFAAGLAIGLVWYVAGYEIAGAKFLRWQIGMNLVSRFVPAEAGGADYCVHPIWYFGPQIVAGFIPWSLLIPALAAAIWPRRGRTIPEPIIYALCWFGGVFILFSASRGKCPVYILPAFPPLAALLGWLISLVCAEAPTPPWTTPLFTAASLTIGLCALLLAAAGGTVLMRGLPDHLPIVLHPTDQRYLAIFGELAAAHHYGVLNWIVITLIGVLVIVRGSTRRLPEQAALGILLIALAGARFWFGVMTPALAARETLAPFTREIMDLVPAGATIGHIGIEDCDLYFYSPRPITPVFHFRCGAAGAFPPYLVIRRKRFDALPESDRACLTPILTSDPVDSNGPRLLVEQKP; this comes from the coding sequence ATGACCAACCGTCCCGGAGCACAGCGGATCGGTGTCGAAGCGGCGGCAGTTTTCCTCGGCGCGTTGTCCATCCTGCTGACGCTCGCGCCGGCCGCGCCCTTCACCAAAGAGCTCGGGGTGTGCGAGTCGGGCGCGGTGCGCGACGTGCTGGCGGGCAACCTCATCCTGCCCCATTTCATTCCGGGTCCGATGGTTCACGTGCCGCCGCTCTATTGGTGGAGCGCCGCCGTCGCCGTCCGCATGCTTGGATGGACGGAGCTGGCCCTGCGGCTGCCGGCGCTGCTTCCCGCGGCGTTGACCTGCGCGATCCTTTATGGCTGGATGCTGAGCCGGCTGAATCGTGAGGCGGCGTTTTGGAGCGCAGCCGCATTATTGCTCTGCCATTTTTTCCTGGACGCGGCGCGGCAGCCGCGCATGGACTCGATGCTTGCGCTCTTCGTCACCGCGGCTGCGATCGCACTCGAGCGCGGGATCGCGACGAGGCGCATCGTATGGATGGGCGCGGCCGCGGTGGCGATCGGCCTTGGCTGCCTCACCAAGGGCATCCTCGGAATTGCGCTGCCCGGCGTCGCCGCCGGATTCTATCTGCTGGTGCGCCGACGTTGGGCCGAGCTGTTCCGCGCCGACTTCATTATCACCTTTGCAGCCGGGCTGGCGATCGGGCTCGTGTGGTACGTCGCGGGCTATGAAATCGCAGGCGCCAAATTCCTACGCTGGCAGATCGGCATGAATCTGGTGAGCCGATTTGTTCCGGCCGAGGCCGGCGGCGCGGACTACTGTGTCCATCCGATCTGGTATTTTGGCCCGCAAATCGTCGCGGGCTTCATTCCCTGGAGCCTGTTGATTCCCGCGCTGGCCGCCGCCATTTGGCCGCGACGTGGCCGCACGATTCCCGAACCGATCATCTACGCTTTATGCTGGTTTGGCGGGGTCTTCATCCTGTTTTCTGCGTCGCGCGGCAAATGCCCGGTCTATATTCTCCCGGCCTTTCCGCCGCTTGCGGCGCTGCTCGGGTGGTTGATTTCGCTGGTCTGCGCGGAAGCTCCGACACCACCCTGGACGACGCCGCTTTTCACCGCGGCGAGCCTCACGATCGGGCTCTGCGCGCTACTCCTGGCGGCGGCCGGCGGTACGGTCTTGATGCGCGGCCTGCCCGACCATCTGCCGATCGTCTTGCATCCCACGGACCAGCGTTATCTCGCGATTTTCGGCGAGCTCGCCGCGGCCCATCATTACGGCGTGCTCAACTGGATCGTGATCACTCTGATCGGCGTGCTGGTGATTGTTCGCGGATCAACGCGGCGTCTTCCAGAGCAGGCGGCCCTCGGCATTTTGCTCATCGCACTCGCCGGAGCGCGCTTCTGGTTCGGCGTCATGACGCCGGCGCTGGCCGCACGCGAGACGCTCGCGCCGTTTACCCGCGAGATTATGGACCTCGTTCCGGCCGGCGCGACAATCGGCCATATCGGGATCGAAGACTGCGATCTCTATTTCTATTCGCCGCGCCCGATTACGCCGGTGTTCCACTTCCGTTGCGGCGCCGCGGGAGCTTTTCCGCCGTATCTCGTGATTCGGCGCAAGCGCTTCGATGCGCTGCCTGAATCCGATCGCGCCTGCCTGACCCCAATCCTCACTTCAGATCCGGTCGACAGCAACGGACCGCGCCTGCTCGTCGAGCAGAAACCCTAG
- a CDS encoding class I SAM-dependent methyltransferase, with the protein MTTPSNAQGNAGAVSSEAELLELLETLYNSRNPTRRWLHCTRRDWVIAKLRECARERPGRAIEVGFGAGVYLPALAESYREVVATDLDESHLAHAQPLLARYPNLRVTTDDITASRLPAGDFDLVLCSEVIEHIPDTRGVIAGLRRLLAPQGILILSTPQRYSLMELACRIAFLPGIIDLVRKIYGEAVFETGHINLMTARAVAAAIEGAGLEIRERFKSGLYIPVIAEFGGPPGLRLAEWLEKRLRAGPLSFALWTQYYVAQLSRPAARNEHIG; encoded by the coding sequence ATGACGACACCATCCAACGCGCAAGGGAATGCCGGGGCGGTCAGCTCGGAGGCCGAGTTGCTCGAATTGCTCGAGACGCTCTACAACTCGCGCAACCCGACGCGGCGCTGGCTGCATTGCACGCGGCGCGACTGGGTTATCGCCAAGCTGCGGGAGTGCGCGCGTGAGCGGCCGGGGCGTGCGATCGAGGTTGGCTTCGGCGCAGGAGTTTATCTCCCGGCGTTGGCGGAGAGCTATCGCGAAGTGGTGGCGACCGATCTTGACGAGTCCCATCTCGCGCACGCGCAGCCGCTGCTGGCGCGCTATCCGAATCTGCGCGTCACCACCGACGACATCACGGCCTCGCGGCTGCCCGCCGGCGATTTCGATCTCGTGCTGTGCAGCGAAGTGATCGAGCATATCCCGGATACGCGCGGCGTAATCGCCGGGCTGCGCCGGCTCCTCGCGCCGCAGGGGATACTGATTCTCTCGACCCCGCAGCGCTACAGCCTGATGGAGCTGGCGTGCCGGATCGCCTTCCTGCCGGGCATCATCGATTTGGTGCGTAAGATTTACGGCGAGGCGGTGTTCGAGACCGGACACATCAACTTGATGACGGCGCGAGCGGTTGCGGCGGCAATTGAGGGCGCGGGCCTGGAAATTCGCGAGCGCTTCAAATCGGGCCTCTACATTCCAGTCATCGCCGAGTTCGGCGGTCCGCCCGGGCTGCGACTCGCCGAATGGCTCGAGAAGCGGCTGCGTGCGGGACCGCTGAGTTTTGCGCTGTGGACGCAGTACTACGTCGCGCAACTTTCCCGGCCGGCGGCTCGCAACGAACATATAGGCTAG
- a CDS encoding glutathione S-transferase family protein produces MLKLHGTSKSRAARSLWAIEEIGVKYEHVPTAVPMAKSSEHMKLNPNGHIPVLEDDGHVVWESMAINLYLAEKYGKAPLWPSTAEGHADAIKWSFFAMTEIEPSLMTILVNKLFMPPDKCDNKAVETATTALKAPLKVLDDQLKGREYLLGNDFTIADLNVAAVLSFATLVKLDMSSTPAAQAWLQKCLGREANQRVRKLA; encoded by the coding sequence ATGTTGAAATTACATGGCACTTCCAAATCGCGCGCAGCGCGCTCGCTTTGGGCAATCGAAGAGATCGGCGTGAAATACGAACACGTCCCGACCGCAGTCCCCATGGCCAAAAGCTCCGAGCACATGAAGCTCAATCCCAACGGCCACATCCCGGTCCTCGAAGACGACGGCCACGTGGTGTGGGAGTCTATGGCGATCAACCTCTACCTGGCCGAGAAGTACGGCAAGGCGCCGCTGTGGCCGTCAACCGCCGAAGGCCACGCCGACGCCATCAAGTGGAGCTTTTTCGCCATGACGGAGATCGAGCCCTCGCTCATGACGATTCTGGTCAATAAACTTTTTATGCCGCCCGACAAGTGCGACAACAAGGCCGTCGAAACCGCTACGACCGCGCTCAAGGCCCCGCTCAAAGTGCTGGACGATCAGCTCAAGGGCCGCGAGTACCTGCTCGGCAACGATTTCACGATCGCTGACCTCAACGTCGCGGCGGTGCTCAGCTTCGCGACGCTGGTGAAGCTCGATATGAGCTCCACGCCGGCCGCGCAGGCCTGGCTGCAGAAGTGCCTCGGCCGCGAGGCGAATCAGCGCGTGCGCAAACTCGCCTAG
- a CDS encoding carboxymuconolactone decarboxylase family protein, giving the protein MPRVNYIEKAAASPEMQKLYDGFESQFGLAVPNVVKALANSPGLAAKVFPLANYFMNQSALDKRVRELAVLMLMKRCNCEYGFVRHIDIAKRCGLSQEQIDDVGNYKTSARFTSDDKVILRYAEELTLNARVDDELFAAAEKIVGNKANMIDLTGAIAFWNMMARNLNALQVTLEK; this is encoded by the coding sequence ATGCCACGAGTCAATTATATCGAAAAGGCAGCGGCGTCGCCGGAGATGCAAAAGCTCTACGATGGCTTCGAGTCGCAATTTGGACTCGCTGTACCTAACGTCGTGAAAGCGCTGGCCAACAGCCCCGGTTTAGCCGCCAAAGTGTTCCCGCTCGCGAACTATTTCATGAACCAGTCGGCGCTCGATAAACGTGTGCGAGAACTCGCCGTCCTGATGTTGATGAAGCGCTGCAACTGCGAGTACGGCTTCGTCCGGCATATCGACATCGCCAAGCGCTGCGGCTTGAGCCAGGAACAGATCGATGACGTTGGAAACTACAAGACGAGCGCGCGCTTTACGTCCGACGACAAGGTAATTCTGCGCTATGCGGAGGAACTCACCCTGAATGCGCGCGTCGATGACGAACTTTTTGCCGCCGCCGAAAAAATTGTCGGCAACAAGGCGAACATGATCGATCTCACGGGCGCGATCGCGTTTTGGAATATGATGGCGCGCAATCTCAACGCGCTGCAGGTGACACTCGAAAAATAG
- a CDS encoding nuclear transport factor 2 family protein encodes MGAAENKELIRNMFAELSKGNGEAFLGAMADNVRFTICGTTKFSGTFNGKQEFVSKVLMPLSAQLEGGLTITPDNFIAEGDYVAMQGRGKSNTKHGGTYNNTYCQVFKIANGKVQEVTEYLDTELVTKAFK; translated from the coding sequence ATGGGCGCTGCAGAAAACAAAGAACTGATCCGCAACATGTTCGCCGAACTGTCCAAGGGCAACGGCGAGGCCTTCCTCGGCGCGATGGCCGATAATGTTCGCTTCACAATCTGCGGGACCACCAAATTTTCCGGCACCTTCAACGGCAAGCAGGAATTCGTCAGCAAGGTTTTGATGCCGCTGTCGGCGCAACTCGAGGGTGGCTTGACCATCACCCCGGATAACTTCATCGCCGAGGGCGATTACGTCGCGATGCAGGGACGGGGCAAGTCCAACACCAAACACGGCGGGACCTACAACAACACCTATTGCCAGGTCTTCAAGATCGCCAACGGCAAGGTCCAGGAAGTCACCGAGTATCTCGATACCGAACTCGTGACCAAGGCTTTCAAATAG
- a CDS encoding cytochrome P450: MNYREIDNALTDPGFFVDNNPHPLWQQLRREEPVHWTEGLVRPFWSVTRYDDIVTVFSQPNLFSMEHIMFIPSSPEMEQMTPEMLGVRQMMLMTDPPLHGAMRRAFNRLMLPRAVGKYETSGEALVREILDEVIERGACDFVLEVAARLPMAFICEIMGIPRQDWSEMFKWGNMVAGFEDAEYQVESGSPLETRSEGSRRIGEYCTKRSLERRGGDGEDLLSVLGNAEINGRKLTNSELAHNGLLYVGAGLETTRNAISGGLLALIQHPAERQRLLGDPSLMPTAIEEILRWSSPVTHFARTATADSELRGKRIRKGDVVALWIPSANRDEEVFNDPYRFDIARTPNEHIAFGKGEHFCAGAHLARLELRLMMQALLKRIDQIELAGKVERLRSNFLAGIKHMPVRFTQTHAAA; the protein is encoded by the coding sequence GTGAACTATCGCGAGATTGACAACGCGCTCACCGATCCGGGATTTTTCGTCGATAACAATCCGCATCCGCTCTGGCAACAGCTACGGCGCGAAGAGCCGGTCCACTGGACGGAGGGCCTGGTGCGGCCCTTCTGGTCGGTGACGCGCTACGACGACATCGTGACGGTGTTTAGCCAGCCCAATCTGTTCTCCATGGAACATATTATGTTCATCCCCTCGAGCCCGGAGATGGAGCAGATGACGCCCGAGATGTTGGGCGTTCGCCAGATGATGCTGATGACTGATCCGCCGCTGCATGGTGCGATGCGGCGAGCCTTCAACCGTCTGATGCTGCCGCGCGCGGTCGGCAAGTACGAAACCTCGGGCGAAGCGTTGGTGCGGGAGATTCTCGACGAGGTGATCGAGCGCGGCGCCTGCGACTTTGTGCTGGAAGTCGCGGCGCGTCTGCCGATGGCTTTCATCTGCGAAATCATGGGCATCCCGCGTCAGGACTGGTCCGAGATGTTCAAGTGGGGCAACATGGTCGCCGGCTTTGAAGATGCCGAGTACCAGGTTGAATCGGGCTCGCCACTCGAGACCCGCAGCGAGGGTAGCCGGAGAATCGGCGAGTACTGCACCAAGCGCTCGCTTGAGCGGCGCGGCGGCGATGGTGAAGACCTGCTGTCTGTATTGGGAAACGCCGAAATTAATGGCCGTAAACTGACCAACAGCGAACTCGCCCACAACGGCCTCTTGTACGTCGGGGCTGGGCTCGAGACCACGCGCAATGCAATCTCCGGTGGACTGCTTGCCCTCATACAGCATCCGGCCGAGCGTCAGCGATTGCTCGGCGATCCCTCGCTGATGCCGACCGCGATCGAAGAAATTCTGCGCTGGTCGAGTCCGGTCACGCATTTTGCGCGGACCGCAACGGCCGACAGCGAGTTGCGCGGCAAGCGGATCCGCAAAGGCGACGTCGTGGCGCTCTGGATTCCTTCGGCTAACCGCGACGAGGAAGTCTTCAACGATCCGTATCGCTTCGACATCGCGCGGACGCCGAACGAGCATATTGCCTTCGGTAAAGGCGAGCACTTCTGCGCCGGGGCGCATCTGGCGCGGCTCGAGTTGCGCCTGATGATGCAGGCGCTGCTCAAGCGGATCGATCAGATTGAGCTGGCGGGAAAGGTAGAGCGCTTGCGCTCGAACTTCCTCGCGGGCATCAAGCACATGCCGGTGCGCTTCACGCAGACTCACGCGGCGGCGTAG
- a CDS encoding LLM class flavin-dependent oxidoreductase gives MHIMTFSERPYFDVPEDDIIGNGSSYFGLSNTAFDPVRGGQLYNEYFDERVYAEELGFDGVMLNEHHQTPFCMGSVMDVEAAVLARITKRVKIVLLGNPLPVADPLRLAEELAMIDMISGGRLVPGYVRGAGSEQIANNISPAYNRERFNEAHDFIIKAWTTPGPWRYEGKHYHYRFVNPWQLPIQKPHPQIWIPGLISPETVVWCAEHRYPYVALCTNIEPTVEMSNLYADTAARVGYQAGPENFGYLQTIVVAETEEKAQELGRGFVYGGGFGAFARPEWMFPPGYNSKEATKRLAKQFTDPRTGAEILHFTPGEVDVAKVKASIEANYQSSRDLGLIIAGTPKTVIKRLRTLLETLRPGIMGFWYHHGPMTVQDRRNTLKLLGEEVMPAVREIAKELGLPGPFEQKPGSRALPASGKRDAVVNYSSAAAGR, from the coding sequence ATGCACATAATGACTTTCTCGGAAAGGCCGTACTTCGACGTCCCTGAAGACGACATCATCGGCAACGGCAGCAGCTATTTCGGGCTGTCCAACACCGCCTTTGATCCGGTGCGCGGCGGCCAGCTCTACAATGAATACTTCGACGAGCGCGTCTATGCCGAGGAGCTCGGCTTCGACGGCGTGATGCTCAACGAGCACCATCAGACGCCGTTCTGCATGGGCTCGGTGATGGACGTCGAGGCCGCGGTGCTGGCGCGCATCACCAAGCGGGTAAAGATTGTGCTGCTGGGCAATCCGTTGCCGGTCGCCGATCCGCTGCGGCTGGCTGAAGAGCTCGCGATGATCGACATGATCTCGGGCGGGCGGCTGGTGCCGGGCTATGTGCGCGGCGCAGGTAGCGAGCAGATCGCCAACAATATCAGCCCGGCCTACAATCGCGAGCGCTTCAACGAAGCGCACGATTTCATAATCAAGGCCTGGACGACGCCGGGGCCGTGGCGCTACGAGGGCAAGCACTATCACTACCGCTTCGTGAACCCGTGGCAACTGCCGATCCAGAAACCGCATCCGCAGATCTGGATTCCCGGTCTAATCAGCCCGGAGACGGTGGTCTGGTGCGCGGAGCATCGGTATCCCTACGTCGCGCTATGCACGAATATCGAGCCGACGGTCGAGATGTCGAATCTGTACGCCGACACGGCGGCGCGGGTCGGGTATCAGGCGGGGCCGGAGAACTTCGGCTACCTGCAGACGATCGTCGTGGCCGAGACTGAGGAAAAGGCCCAAGAGCTTGGCCGCGGCTTCGTCTACGGCGGCGGTTTCGGCGCCTTCGCGCGGCCGGAGTGGATGTTCCCGCCGGGATATAACTCGAAAGAGGCGACCAAGCGGCTGGCCAAGCAGTTTACCGATCCGCGCACTGGCGCGGAGATCCTGCACTTCACGCCGGGCGAGGTGGATGTCGCAAAGGTCAAGGCGAGTATCGAGGCGAACTACCAGTCGTCGCGCGACCTTGGACTGATCATCGCGGGGACCCCGAAGACCGTGATCAAGCGTCTCCGCACGCTGCTCGAAACGCTGCGGCCCGGCATCATGGGCTTCTGGTACCATCACGGACCGATGACCGTGCAGGATCGGCGCAACACGCTCAAGCTGCTAGGTGAAGAGGTGATGCCGGCGGTGCGCGAGATCGCGAAAGAGCTCGGCCTGCCGGGACCCTTCGAGCAGAAGCCGGGCAGCCGGGCGCTGCCCGCGTCGGGCAAGCGCGACGCCGTGGTGAACTACAGCTCGGCGGCAGCCGGTCGTTGA